From a region of the Helianthus annuus cultivar XRQ/B chromosome 5, HanXRQr2.0-SUNRISE, whole genome shotgun sequence genome:
- the LOC110941473 gene encoding probable E3 ubiquitin-protein ligase ARI2 codes for MDSDSSDYYDDDGIDVEVSDADSESPNGSSCKVITKECLLAAQREDLQKVMDLLSLTEHHARTLLIHYRWDVDNVSEVLVNKGKDRLYEEACVTVRKNGRSSSLQSSSLTTCEVCMEEVPVNKMTTMDCGHCFCNNCWTEHFLVKINEGQSRRISCMAHKCNVVCDEGKIRINVGEKDPDLAEKFDRYILESYIEDNKRVKWCPSVPHCGYAIRVEYDEFCEVECACGVQFCFSCSSEAHSPCSCKMLELWNQKTKDGMDWIKINTKNCPKCHKTVEKHGGCNLVLCICGQPFCWLCGGATGLRHNWTSIHGHTCEEEHMAKAARAKSDSLRYMHHLDRFKAHIDSLKAETALKKKLQSKILSMEARDKQIVDYSWVTNGAERLVISRRILSYSYPFAYFMFGDVFVSEQMTKDKRIIKQNLFEQQQQQVESHIEKLSLFLAEPFDEYPEDKFKESKMKIITLTGVMDRLCKNLYDCIDNEILLDLGTTINIAPYRSKGADKAEEID; via the exons ATGGATTCTGATAGTAGCGATTATTACGATGACGACGGTATCGACGTTGAAGTTTCAGATGCTGATTCAGAGAGCCCCAATGGTTCGTCTTGTAAG GTTATCACAAAAGAGTGTCTGTTGGCTGCACAG AGAGAAGACCTGCAAAAAGTAATGGACTTGCTATCTTTAACAGAGCATCATGCGCGAACTCTACTTATACATTATAGATGGGACGTCGATAATGTCTCTGAAGTGTTGGTGAACAAGGGAAAAGATCGGCTTTATGAAGAAGCATGCGTGACAGTACGTAAAAATGGCCGTAGTTCTTCATTACAAAGCTCTTCTTTAACAACTTGTGAAGTCTGCATGGAGGAAGTTCCTGTCAACAAAATGACCACAATGGATTGTGGCCATTGTTTTTGCAACAATt GTTGGACAGAACACTTTCTGGTTAAGATAAATGAGGGACAAAGTAGGCGCATTAGTTGCATGGCTCACAAATGCAATGTAGTTTGTGATGAGGGTAAAATTAGAATCAATGTCGGTGAAAAGGACCCTGATCTTGCGGAGAAGTTTGATCGGTACATTTTAGAATCGTATATTGAAGATAACAAAAGGGTAAAATGGTGTCCTAGTGTTCCACATTGTGGATATGCCATTCGGGTAGAGTATGATGAATTTTGTGAGGTCGAATGTGCGTGTGGTGTTCAGTTTTGTTTTAGTTGTTCTTCTGAAGCACATTCTCCTTGTTCCTGTAAAATGTTGGAGCTTTGGAACCAAAAGACAAAGGATGGTATGGATTGGATAAAGATTAATACAAAAAATTGTCCCAAGTGTCATAAAACAGTTGAAAAGCATGGAGGATGCAATCTTGTACTATGTATATGTGGCCAACCATTTTG TTGGTTATGTGGTGGAGCAACTGGTTTACGACACAACTGGACCAGCATACACGGTCACACTTGTGAAGAGGAGCATATGGCTAAGGCTGCACGTGCAAAATCCGATAGTTTACGTTATATGCACCATCTTGATCGTTTTAAAGCTCATATAGACTCTTTGAAGGCCGAAACCGCTCTAAAGAAGAAGTTACAGTCAAAGATATTGAGTATGGAAGCTCGTGACAAACAAATCGTGGATTATAGTTGGGTGACAAATGGCGCTGAAAGGCTTGTCATATCTAGGCGAATTCTTTCGTATTCCTACCCGTTCGCGTATTTTATGTTTGGTGATGTTTTTGTCAGTGAACAAATGACAAAAGATAAACGAATCATCAAACAAAACTTATTtgaacagcagcaacagcaagttGAGAGTCATATCGAGAAACTCTCGCTTTTTCTTGCGGAACCGTTTGATGAATACCCTGAAGATAAGTTTAAGGAATCAAAAATGAAGATCATCACACTTACTGGTGTTATGGATCGCCTATGCAAGAATTT GTATGATTGCATTGATAATGAGATATTGCTTGATTTGGGAACAACAATTAACATAGCGCCTTACCGATCCAAGGGTGCAGATAAGGCTGAGGAGATTGATTAA
- the LOC110941471 gene encoding uncharacterized protein LOC110941471 — MSCGAYGDRRFSFCSVLFLASSIFRLIRGEREREREREKRHTRRVKKLIMGSLRSSLLIFSHHEVPEAEMILQLGQMKLAIAREPLEIFLIIGKQSSKELKKKLKFTKPHDDNSNRQTKTLRISDVECTVATCSELSKDEVDFVHLLEQWVERLNSFSFFFFFFFAVDKEEDYILKLNRSLKVIQPLSEADERRKMVLSQIFSSQARERRRLFPFYRKCKVRIGRFPLERSSYTLSSLFSSFWCAISFLGI; from the exons ATGAGTTGCGGCGCCTATGGTGATCGCAGGTTTTCTTTCTGCAGCGTGCTCTTTCTTGCTTCTTCGATTTTTCGCTTG AttagaggagagagagagagagagagagagagagagaaaaggcACACAAGGCGGGTCAAGAAACTCATAATGGGTAGTCTACGATCTTCTCTCCTCATCTTCTCACATCATGAGGTTCCAG AGGCCGAGATGATCCTGCAACTTGGGCAAATGAAGTTGGCAATAGCTCGAGAACCACTTGAGATATTTCTAATAATTGGGAAACAATCTTCCAAAGAACTCAAAAAAAAGTTGAAGTTCACTAAACCGCACGATGACAACAGTAACCGACAGACGAAGACGTTGCGGATCTCCGATGTAGAGTGCACGGTGGCTACTTGTAGTGAGTTGTCGAAGGATGAAGTTGATTTTGTGCATTTGCTGGAACAGTGGGTTGAGAGGTTGAAttcgttttcttttttttttttttttttttttgctgttgACAAAGAGGAAGACTATATTCTCAAATTGAACCGAAG TTTAAAAGTCATACAGCCACTCAGTGAGGCAGATGAACGAAGGAAAATGGTGCTTAGTCAGATATTTTCATCTCAAGCACGTGAAAGAC GCCGTTTGTTTCCTTTTTACCGGAAGTGCAAAGTGCGGATAGGAAGGTTCCCTTTAGAGAGAAGTTCATATACACTGTCATCTCTCTTTTCATCTTTCTGGTGTGCAATCAGCTTCCTCGGTATATGA
- the LOC110941472 gene encoding protein JINGUBANG: MREGGRRLSDPNFSFHFSDTDGEISDRHSDFSGNEPVGSPMMKSPWNPGTPWTMASLDEDSSCPKNTLVGSLVREEGHIYSLAASGDLLYTGSDSKNIRVWKNMQEFSAFKSNSGLVKAIIVSGEKIFTGHHDGRVRVWKASSKNPSHYHRVGTFPSVFGVFGVSIRPIHRKHTAVWIKHSDVISCLSLDQEVGLLYSGSWDRTFKVWKMSTSKCVESVKAHDDAVNSVISTVEGFVFTGSADGSVKVWKREGKGRKSLKHIYVKTLLNQESAVTALTVSKNGSFVYSGTSDGIVNFWERENQLAHGGLLNGHKLAVLCLSAAGSLVFSGSADKMICVWKREGLIHTCMSVLTGHSGPVKCLAVVREMESTTARRWKVYSGSLDKSIKVWSVSELAPVMQQMTVVQNGSQVRSAKY, translated from the coding sequence ATGAGAGAAGGAGGAAGAAGGCTTTCGGATCCAAACTTTTCATTCCACTTTTCCGACACGGATGGAGAAATCAGCGACCGTCATAGCGACTTCTCTGGTAACGAACCCGTGGGCTCTCCAATGATGAAGTCACCGTGGAACCCGGGTACACCATGGACCATGGCTAGCCTGGATGAGGACTCAAGTTGTCCCAAGAACACGCTCGTAGGCTCGTTGGTGAGGGAAGAAGGGCATATATATTCCCTTGCAGCCTCGGGTGACCTCCTTTACACGGGATCCGACAGCAAGAATATTCGTGTATGGAAAAACATGCAGGAGTTTTCGGCCTTCAAATCCAATAGTGGATTAGTGAAGGCCATTATAGTATCCGGAGAAAAGATTTTCACCGGACATCATGATGGTAGGGTTCGGGTTTGGAAAGCTAGCTCCAAGAACCCGAGCCATTACCATCGGGTAGGTACATTCCCATCTGTCTTTGGCGTCTTTGGTGTCTCAATAAGGCCGATTCATCGGAAACATACCGCGGTTTGGATCAAACACTCCGACGTCATTTCGTGCCTTAGTTTAGATCAAGAAGTTGGTTTGCTTTATTCGGGTTCATGGGATAGGACGTTTAAAGTATGGAAAATGTCAACCTCGAAATGTGTCGAATCGGTAAAGGCTCATGATGATGCGGTTAACTCGGTCATCTCGACAGTTGAAGGGTTTGTGTTCACTGGGTCCGCAGATGGGTCGGTCAAGGTCTGGAAACGAGAAGGGAAAGGAAGAAAATCATTAAAGCATATCTACGTGAAGACGTTATTGAATCAAGAAAGTGCGGTAACCGCTTTAACAGTGTCGAAAAACGGATCGTTTGTGTACAGCGGGACGTCAGATGGAATAGTAAATTTTTGGGAGAGAGAAAACCAGCTAGCGCACGGTGGTTTGCTTAATGGGCACAAGTTAGCGGTTCTATGTCTTTCGGCTGCTGGAAGTTTGGTGTTTAGTGGGTCCGCTGACAAAATGATATGTGTGTGGAAAAGGGAAGGGCTTATCCACACATGTATGTCGGTACTCACCGGCCATTCTGGGCCGGTGAAGTGTCTGGCGGTGGTCAGGGAGATGGAGTCGACCACTGCCAGAAGATGGAAGGTATATAGTGGGAGTTTGGACAAATCAATCAAAGTTTGGAGTGTGTCGGAATTGGCCCCAGTCATGCAACAAATGACTGTTGTGCAGAATGGAAGTCAAGTACGGTCGGCCAAATATTGA